The proteins below come from a single Spirochaetota bacterium genomic window:
- the rplD gene encoding 50S ribosomal protein L4, protein MEIEVLGLDGSVKKKIKVDDRIFGLEYNNDLVYKALIVELSNARQGTASTKTRGEVSGGGRKPWRQKGTGRARHGSIRSPIWVGGGIAHGPKPRDYSMSIPKAMKRKAYFTILSAKTRDKDLLVVEDFSLDRIKTKDFVSKFSKILARLTGGYGLLILPSHDKNIHLSSRNLPNLKVLPYNQLNIKDLFYSNKVFFLESAIKKYEEMYLQKV, encoded by the coding sequence ATGGAGATAGAAGTTTTAGGGTTAGATGGTTCAGTGAAAAAGAAGATAAAAGTTGATGATAGGATATTCGGGCTTGAATATAACAATGACCTAGTTTATAAGGCTCTTATAGTAGAGTTGTCAAATGCTAGACAGGGAACTGCATCCACAAAAACCAGAGGAGAAGTAAGTGGCGGTGGAAGAAAACCTTGGAGACAGAAAGGAACAGGAAGAGCAAGACACGGTTCAATCAGGTCTCCGATATGGGTAGGTGGAGGTATCGCTCACGGTCCTAAACCTAGAGATTATTCAATGTCAATACCTAAAGCGATGAAAAGAAAAGCATACTTTACGATACTATCAGCAAAGACAAGAGATAAGGATCTATTGGTCGTTGAAGATTTCTCGCTTGACAGAATAAAAACAAAGGACTTTGTTAGCAAATTCTCAAAAATTCTTGCTAGACTAACAGGCGGTTATGGATTACTGATCCTACCATCTCACGATAAGAATATACACTTGTCTTCCAGAAACCTACCAAACCTAAAGGTTCTACCTTATAATCAGTTAAACATTAAGGATCTATTCTATTCAAACAAAGTCTTCTTCTTAGAGAGTGCTATAAAGAAATACGAAGAAATGTATCTACAGAAAGTTTAA
- the speE gene encoding polyamine aminopropyltransferase has translation MSYESQIKYFLRDDEAVGFNYEFGIKEIIYREKSNFQLIEIVDTVPFGRALITDSIVMITEMDEFIYHEMMTHVPMSLVEKPRKVLVIGGGDGGCVRELSKYPSLERIDLVEIDERIIDITQKYMNTWKGTNFNILNTYIEDGFKFIQRTNEKYDVIILDITAPVDIAIDLYSKTSFGRVVSRLTDEGVFVIQSESVFITPNVAKHILRQVRDLVRFSSVYSVYVPSFINPWSFVIGSKVNKPDIPKYENIDYSKVKFYTKEIHTSSFALPKFLKDFFDKEDDVKNLLDRSIVRTLLGQEVG, from the coding sequence ATGTCCTACGAGAGCCAAATTAAATACTTTTTGAGAGATGATGAGGCAGTAGGGTTTAACTATGAGTTTGGAATTAAGGAGATAATATACAGAGAGAAGAGTAATTTTCAGCTAATTGAAATTGTTGATACCGTTCCTTTCGGCAGAGCACTCATAACAGATAGTATAGTAATGATAACGGAAATGGATGAATTCATATATCATGAAATGATGACACATGTTCCAATGAGTCTCGTTGAAAAACCTAGAAAAGTCTTGGTAATAGGTGGGGGAGATGGTGGTTGCGTTAGAGAACTTTCAAAGTATCCATCTCTTGAAAGAATAGACCTAGTTGAGATAGATGAGAGAATCATAGATATTACCCAGAAGTATATGAATACTTGGAAAGGTACAAACTTTAACATCCTAAACACTTACATAGAAGATGGTTTCAAATTCATTCAAAGGACTAACGAAAAGTATGATGTGATAATACTTGATATTACTGCACCTGTTGATATTGCGATTGATCTTTATTCAAAAACGAGTTTTGGAAGAGTAGTGTCAAGACTTACAGATGAAGGTGTTTTCGTAATACAATCTGAGTCAGTATTTATCACACCTAATGTGGCAAAGCACATTTTGAGACAGGTCAGGGATTTGGTTAGATTTTCATCCGTATATTCAGTTTACGTTCCATCCTTCATAAACCCTTGGAGTTTTGTTATAGGCTCAAAAGTCAACAAGCCTGATATACCAAAATATGAGAATATTGACTACTCAAAGGTCAAATTCTACACTAAAGAAATACATACCTCATCATTCGCATTACCGAAATTCTTAAAAGACTTCTTTGATAAAGAAGATGATGTAAAAAATTTACTTGATAGGAGTATTGTAAGAACACTACTAGGTCAAGAAGTAGGTTAA